The following DNA comes from Candidatus Thermoplasmatota archaeon.
AGGCTTGGGAATATTTTCATTCCAAACGAATGCTATGGGAAAATACTTGAGGATAAAATGCAGCCTATCCTAAATGATCTCTATAAAATAAAAAATAAATGGTCAACAAAAGAGTTAATTTGGGAGTTTGGTAAAAGTCTTGAAAAAGAAAAAAACGGTAAAAACTCGATACTTTATTGGGCGTGGAAGAATAAGATACCGGTTTTTGTACCAGGTATAACAGATGGTGCTTTTGGTTCTAATCTATGGATGTATTATCAGGAGCACAGGGATTTTACTATTGATTTATTGAAAGATGAGCAGGAACTCTCAGATATTATATTTGGTGCCAAAAAAAGTGGTGCCCTAATAATTGGTGGGGGTATTTCAAAACATCATGTGATATGGTGGAACCAGTTTAAAGATGGGCTTGACCACGCCGTTTATATAACGACGGCGGTGGAGTATGATGGTAGCCTTAGCGGTGCACAAACAAGAGAAGCAATTTCGTGGGGCAAACTCAAAGAAAAAGCGGATAATGTGACAATAGAGGGAGATGCAACAGTTCTTTTGCCATTGATGATAGGTGCATTGATGGAAAGATTGTGACTTTCACAGGGCTCCATGATATAGTATAATTAAAAACTATTTCATCGATTTTTCACTACCATTATTACAATCCACTGTAATGCCAAACGACATCGGTAACATCATTGACCAAGGT
Coding sequences within:
- a CDS encoding deoxyhypusine synthase, with the protein product MKEKPVRDIQLKKGMNSNELIKEFYDSGGFSAKKVAVGVEIIEKMVKEKDCVKFLSFPACICSTGTRGIIKELLKRKLFDVVITTSGTLDHDLARVWKNYYHGSFIADDRELHKKGINRLGNIFIPNECYGKILEDKMQPILNDLYKIKNKWSTKELIWEFGKSLEKEKNGKNSILYWAWKNKIPVFVPGITDGAFGSNLWMYYQEHRDFTIDLLKDEQELSDIIFGAKKSGALIIGGGISKHHVIWWNQFKDGLDHAVYITTAVEYDGSLSGAQTREAISWGKLKEKADNVTIEGDATVLLPLMIGALMERL